In Musa acuminata AAA Group cultivar baxijiao chromosome BXJ2-8, Cavendish_Baxijiao_AAA, whole genome shotgun sequence, one genomic interval encodes:
- the LOC135620158 gene encoding uncharacterized protein LOC135620158: MRSHSCSKHTVNRSVEVEKPNHKEEPHLSGAYIRSLVKQLSSSRSRASTDPSSAKEEVVGGVFQDLDSHGEHLHGAQQQQQLPRSRPPKKQVRRRLHATRPYQERLFNMAEARREIVAALRLHRAAIKQANEHQQQQQNSAPVSNFNLSAPPSKETSNELMGSVRNTTNHLPNYNFTNYLHGPPFSPITFPSSFSWACPSITPLSISDNLNFPLPDQPLGLNLNLQSFKDIDISLRHNHRNQQPIESSQASSSSCSYSPPSAMLGIELPAVSNNSKQASQVRLDPASMPLHLAMDDEEMAEIHSIGEQHDMEWNDKVNLATTAWWSKFLKSMEGGLEEREGGVGADRLHVFDEFLDIPSWLNDGVEGNTKETSSCQQDLDDNFQVEDYLQDTSLASLDIGEIGYW; the protein is encoded by the exons ATGAGGAGCCACTCCTGCTCCAAGCACACCGTCAACAGAAGCGTGGAGGTGGAGAAGCCAAACCACAAAGAAGAACCGCATCTATCCGGTGCGTACATTCGTAGTCTTGTCAAGCAACTGAGCTCCTCTAGGTCCAGAGCTTCAACAGATCCATCGTCAGCGAAAGAGGAGGTTGTAGGTGGTGTTTTCCAAGATCTTGACAGCCATGGTGAGCACCTTCATGGagcacagcaacaacaacaattaCCAAGGTCAAGGCCACCAAAGAAACAAGTGAGAAGAAGACTCCACGCAACCAGGCCTTACCAGGAAAGATTGTTCAACATGGCAGAAGCTCGAAGAGAGATTGTAGCTGCCCTCAGATTGCACAGAGCTGCCATTAAACAAGCAAATGAACATCAGCAACAACAACAGAACTCGGCACCAGTATCAAATTTCAACCTCTCTGCACCGCCCTCGAAAGAAACATCGAATGAGCTGATGGGTTCTGTGAGGAACACTACAAATCATCTGCCGAATTACAACTTTACTAACTACTTGCATGGCCCTCCTTTCTCGCCCATAActttcccttcttccttctcgtGGGCTTGTCCATCAATTACACCTTTGTCCATCTCTGATAACTTGAATTTTCCTTTGCCTGATCAGCCATTAGGCCTAAACCTCAACCTTCAAAGTTTCAAGGATATCGACATTTCCTTGCGCCACAACCACCGCAATCAACAACCAATTGAATCATCACAAGCTTCATCATCGTCTTGTTCTTATTCTCCTCCTAGTGCCATGTTGGGTATAGAATTACCGGCTGTCTCAAACAATTCCAAACAAGCCTCTCAAGTTCGATTGGACCCTGCATCCATGCCGCTGCACCTGGCGATGGATGATGAAGAGATGGCAGAGATACATTCAATTGGGGAACAACACGACATGGAGTGGAATGATAAAGTGAATTTGGCAACAACAGCATGGTGGAGTAAATTCCTGAAAAGCATGGAAGGTGGCCTAGAGGAGAGAGAGGGTGGAGTCGGTGCAGATAGGCTTCATGTGTTTGATGAGTTCCTAGATATACCATCTTGGTTAAATGATGGTGTCGAAGGGAATACAAAGGAGACTTCCTCTTGTCAGCAAGATTTGGATGACAATTTTCAAGTGGAGGATTATTTGCAAGATACATCCTTGGCAAG CTTGGATATTGGAGAAATTGGATATTGGTAA
- the LOC103996452 gene encoding ethylene-responsive transcription factor ERF017 codes for MEKAATGKQAQSSSSSPRYKGARMRKWGSWVAEVRFPNSRERLWLGSHPTAEQAARAYDAAVYCLRGTRAAFNFPDQPPQIPSAERLSKEEIRAAAMQFAQEEPRRPAGEAQESGGENSTEAVGQGKGSSVTTAVEGLMMEDSFVAAGALPEWWTEEDEDAWGAVAASTDDIYSSSPLWNF; via the coding sequence ATGGAGAAGGCGGCCACCGGCAAGCAAGCGCAGTCATCGTCGTCGTCACCGCGATACAAGGGAGCGCGGATGAGGAAATGGGGCTCGTGGGTCGCAGAGGTGCGGTTTCCCAACAGCCGGGAGAGGCTGTGGCTCGGCTCCCACCCCACCGCCGAGCAGGCCGCCAGGGCCTACGATGCTGCCGTGtactgtctccgtggcactcgtgCGGCGTTCAACTTCCCCGACCAGCCGCCCCAAATACCCTCGGCGGAGAGGCTGAGCAAGGAGGAGATACGGGCGGCGGCCATGCAGTTCGCGCAGGAGGAGCCGAGGCGGCCTGCTGGGGAAGCACAGGAGAGTGGCGGGGAGAATTCGACGGAGGCGGTGGGTCAAGGGAAGGGGAGCTCGGTGACGACGGCAGTAGAGGGATTGATGATGGAGGATTCTTTCGTAGCAGCAGGAGCACTACCGGAGTGGTGGACCGAGGAGGATGAGGATGCTTGGGGTGCTGTTGCTGCTTCTACCGATGACATATATAGCTCATCACCTCTCTGGAATTTCTAA
- the LOC135620159 gene encoding FCS-Like Zinc finger 13-like — MVHQSRPLIRRLPDPILTGDRSRLADATPTQVNSPERNSQSPKVWRKLEPDGVGLAIVAALERTRGGSPANVVVSTATSPIAITPSRTSRRRGCPEVSELCSSGGSCEKGKGGGDLGERVMDFYCESLSPPPGEFGGFQVADFLSHCHLCRKRLHGKDIYMYRGEKAFCSMECRYQQIVSDEYQENCGSEATRPTEISSSPYSGDRIFSPGIVVS, encoded by the exons ATGGTGCATCAATCTCGGCCATTAATCCGGCGGCTACCGGACCCTATACTAACCGGTGATCGATCACGGCTGGCCGACGCCACCCCAACACAGGTGAACTCGCCGGAACGTAACTCCCAGTCGCCTAAAGTCTGGAGGAAGCTCGAGCCCGACGGTGTCGGACTAGCCATCGTGGCGGCCCTCGAGAGGACCCGCGGCGGGAGTCCCGCTAACGTGGTCGTTAGCACGGCCACGTCGCCGATCGCGATCACTCCGTCGAGGACTAGCCGGCGTAGAGGGTGTCCGGAGGTATCTGAACTGTGCTCCAGCGGTGGAAGTTGTGAAAAAGGGAAAGGCGGTGGAGATTTAGGGGAGCGGGTGATGGATTTCTATTGCGAGTCCCTGTCGCCGCCGCCCGGAGAATTTGGGGGGTTTCAGGTGGCTGATTTCCTTAGCCACTGCCACCTGTGTAGGAAGAGACTCCATGGAAAGGATATCTACATGTATAG AGGAGAGAAGGCGTTCTGTAGCATGGAGTGCAGATACCAGCAGATCGTCAGTGACGAGTACCAGGAAAACTGTGGGTCAGAAGCCACGAGACCGACCGAGATATCGAGCTCGCCGTACTCCGGTGACCGGATCTTCTCTCCGGGCATCGTTGTGTCGTGA